In Salvelinus sp. IW2-2015 unplaced genomic scaffold, ASM291031v2 Un_scaffold4909, whole genome shotgun sequence, one genomic interval encodes:
- the LOC112077774 gene encoding NLR family CARD domain-containing protein 3, which yields MSLSGKREGGPASKMHLSGGHDTKAKSPIKQERPASPVPSCVSMKSDKSMNQPIHFREGDFSTEQRNQQETSESEILSGQSSHSHQTDLASIFSLLEEXIMTFVKNELKMFKRNLCPELSEGFESQKQDKEVVDAEDEKQESSAREGALKITLHVLRKMNQKELCNTLEENELAVICNWIVLLDTISSREICFPLLSSGYTTRPAAANKIPSVCVDQVTEVRGFNDPQKEEYFRKRFSDEDLANRIISHVKTSRSLHIMCHIPVFCWISATVLEHMLQHKREEMPKTLTEMYTHLVVFHTKQKNEKYLGKEETGPHWNKESILSLGKLAFQQLVNGNLIFYEGDLKDAGIDVNEASVYSGLCTQLFKEECVLYQDKVYCFVHLSIQEFLAAAYVFLSFINNNENLMDKLQTNDKPEVAFYKNAVDKALQSEIGNLDLFLRFLLGLSLESNQKHLRGLLTKTRSSSQTHEETVKYIKEKIGENLSPERSINLFHCLNELNDHSLVEEIQSYLSSGSLSKPNLSPAQWSALVFVLLTSEKELDVFDLKKYSRSEEGLLRLLPVVKASRAVLLSGCGITEEGCASLVSALESNPSHLRELDLSNNDLKDSGVKLLSAGLGNPHCKLEALRLAGCKLTDTSCKVLASVLSSNPSTLRELDLSNNDLKDSGVKLLSAGLGNPHCKLETDLRLTSCKLRDTSCKVLASVLSSNPSHLRELDLS from the exons tccAATCAAGCAGGAAAGACCAGCTTCCCCTgttcccagctgtgtgtccatgaagagtgacaagTCTATGAATCAACCTATACactttagagagggagacttttctactgaacaaag aaaccaacaggagacatcagagtcagagattctcagtggtcagtcttcccacagtcatcaaacagacctggcctccatattcagt ttgcttGAAGAGAADATTATGACATTTGTGAAGAACGAGCTGAAGATGTTCAAGAGGAATCTTTGTCCAGAACTCTCAGaaggctttgagagtcagaagcaggataaggaagtggtggatgctgaagatgagaagcaggagagcagtgccagagagggggctctgaagatcacactgcacgtcctgaggaaaatgaaccagaaggagcttTGCAACACACTGGAGGAAA ATGAGCTTGCTGTTATTTGCAAC TGGATCGTTCTGCTGGACACAATCTCATCAAGGgaaatctgcttccctctgctctcctctggatatactacccgacctgcagcagccaataagatcccttctgtgtgtgttgaccaggtaacagaggtacgagggttcaatgacccacagaaggaggagtacttcaggaagagatTCAGTGACGAGGACCTGGCCAACAGAATCATCTCACACGtaaagacatcaaggagcctccacatcatgtgccacattccagtcttctgttggatttctgcaacagtccttgaacacatgctgcaacataagagagaagagatgcccaagactctgacagagatgtacacacaccttgTGGTGTTTCAYACCAAACAGAAGAATGAAAAGTATCTTGGGAAAGAAGAGACAGGTCCACACTGGAATAAAGAGAGCATTCTGTCACTGGGAAAACTGGCTTTTCAACAGCTTGTGAATGGCAATCTGATTTTCTATGAAGGAGACCTGAAAGACgctggcattgatgtcaatgaagcCTCAGTCTACTCAGGATTGTGCACACAGCTCTTTAAAGAGGAATGTGTGCTGTACCAGGACAAGGTGTACTGCTTTGTtcatctgagcattcaggagtttctggctgctgCATATGTGTTCCTCTCATTCATYAACAACAATGAGAATCTAATGGACAAACTACAAACAAACGACAAACCCGAAGTTGCTTTCTACAAGAATGCAGTGGATAAAGCCTTACAAAGTGAGATAGGAAACCTGGACcttttcctccgcttccttctgggcctctcactggagtccaatcagaagcaCTTGCGAGGTCTGCTGACAAAGACAAGAAGCAGCTCACAGACCCATGAAGAAACAGTCAAGTACATCAAGGAGAAGATCGGGGAGAATCTCTCTCCAGAGAGGagcatcaatctgttccactgtctgaatgaactgaatgaccattctctagtggaggagatccaaagctACCTGAGCTCAGGAAGTCTCTCAAAACCCAACCTGTCacctgcacagtggtcagctctggtctttgtgttgctaacttcagaaaaggagctggatgtgtttgacctgaagaaatactccagatcagaggaaggtcttctgaggctgctgccagtggtcaaagcctccagagcTGTTCT gctgtcaggctgtggaatcacagaggaaggctgtgcttctctggtctcagctctggagtcaaacccctcacacctgagagagctggatctgagtaacaatgacctgaaggattcaggagtgaagctgctctctgctggactggggaatccccactgtaaactagaggctctgag ACTGGCTGGCTGTAAACTCACAGACACATCCTGTAAAGTGTTGGCCTCAGTTCTCAGTTCAAACCCCTCAaccctgagagagctggacctgagtaacaatgacctgaaggattcaggagtgaagctgctctctgctggactggggaatccccactgtaaactggagacggATCTGAG ACTCACTAGCTGTAAACTCAGAGACACGTCCTGTAAAGTGTTGGCCTCAGTTCTCagttcaaacccctcacacctgagagagctggatctgagttGA